From the Ruminiclostridium josui JCM 17888 genome, one window contains:
- a CDS encoding N-acyl amino acid synthase FeeM domain-containing protein gives MENKYKCLEVDDSEIYRLRYQVYVQEKKFIDKDNKKFIKDNMVTDDIDKVSHQFGVYYEDKLVATARYNCNVNSQIETLKYFPEYNENYLKSLSNTKKDHLVLIEITRIALDINFRNSYASVILFFTIFEHALKKYAVDGMVLKLREREKQLENLYLNFGCKILDESSKLINIYGSGDGDIYRYGYMLLSEFPEDLSNLKACKVLGRICDGYYKEKVDKVLERIRSYNGYTQC, from the coding sequence ATGGAAAATAAGTACAAATGTCTAGAAGTAGACGACAGTGAAATATACAGGTTAAGATATCAAGTTTACGTCCAAGAAAAGAAATTCATTGATAAGGATAATAAGAAATTTATTAAAGATAATATGGTAACTGATGATATTGATAAAGTTTCGCACCAGTTTGGCGTATATTACGAAGATAAACTGGTGGCAACTGCAAGATATAATTGTAATGTCAATTCTCAAATAGAAACCTTGAAATACTTTCCCGAATATAACGAAAACTATCTAAAAAGCTTATCAAATACCAAAAAAGATCATTTAGTTCTGATTGAAATCACAAGAATCGCTCTCGATATAAATTTCCGCAATAGTTATGCAAGTGTTATTTTATTTTTCACTATTTTTGAGCATGCACTAAAGAAGTATGCTGTTGATGGAATGGTATTAAAACTTCGTGAAAGAGAAAAGCAATTGGAAAATCTATATTTAAATTTTGGGTGTAAAATACTGGATGAAAGCTCAAAGTTGATAAATATATATGGAAGCGGTGACGGGGATATTTACCGATACGGATACATGTTACTAAGCGAATTTCCGGAAGATTTGTCAAACTTAAAGGCTTGTAAGGTATTGGGTAGGATCTGTGATGGCTATTATAAAGAGAAAGTTGATAAAGTATTGGAACGGATAAGGAGTTACAACGGGTATACGCAATGTTAA
- a CDS encoding beta-ketoacyl-[acyl-carrier-protein] synthase family protein has product MRRRVVITGIGPVTAAGIGKKEFFNSILEKKKLSLEIPEEFEKGYSFKSRRYVPLPEVDFNIYPEFKKLKYSTSLGVNIAILSTILALEDAKINDIEKSTSVIMGVGIGSLENTFSAYNAHTSGKKFNRMSISLCMPNSISAWISIAYKLHGASYTINTACASSTNAIGEAYRKIADGYNDVVICGGVECLKDNSGTTMRSFDVLSTLTKDPEGNPKPFTKNRSGFLYSEGAACTLILEEMEHALKRGADIYAEIGGYATNCDGYNIIMMPTDGDKCKEMLMQLIKDEKIDYYNAHGTGTILNDQVEEKVIKEIFGEVNKQPYINSTKGILGHNIGASGAIEAAICAISVKEGIIHCNDLDDPIEGLNLVNDNLHVNVNTAISASFGFGGHNAGLLFRKFNV; this is encoded by the coding sequence ATGAGACGTAGAGTAGTAATAACGGGAATAGGACCTGTTACGGCTGCTGGGATAGGTAAAAAAGAATTTTTCAATAGTATATTGGAGAAGAAAAAGCTTTCTTTAGAGATTCCAGAAGAATTTGAAAAAGGCTACTCATTTAAGTCTCGACGTTATGTTCCTCTGCCGGAGGTAGATTTTAATATTTACCCCGAATTTAAAAAACTAAAGTACAGTACCTCATTAGGAGTAAATATTGCTATACTTTCAACTATCTTAGCACTCGAAGATGCAAAAATAAATGACATTGAGAAGTCTACTTCTGTTATTATGGGTGTTGGTATAGGAAGCTTAGAGAATACTTTTTCAGCGTATAATGCACATACAAGCGGTAAAAAATTTAACAGAATGAGTATATCATTATGTATGCCAAATTCTATTTCTGCTTGGATTTCCATTGCCTATAAGTTACATGGAGCAAGTTATACAATAAATACAGCTTGTGCTTCATCTACTAATGCAATAGGAGAGGCATATCGTAAAATTGCCGATGGCTATAATGATGTTGTAATATGTGGAGGGGTGGAATGTCTTAAAGATAACTCGGGAACTACGATGAGATCATTTGATGTTTTATCAACGCTGACGAAAGACCCAGAAGGAAACCCAAAGCCTTTTACAAAGAATAGAAGTGGATTTTTATATAGTGAGGGTGCTGCATGTACACTTATTTTAGAAGAAATGGAACATGCATTAAAAAGGGGAGCAGATATTTACGCTGAGATAGGTGGTTATGCGACTAATTGCGATGGATACAATATTATCATGATGCCAACAGATGGTGATAAGTGCAAAGAGATGTTGATGCAATTGATAAAGGATGAAAAGATTGATTATTATAATGCACATGGCACAGGAACTATTTTGAACGATCAGGTTGAAGAAAAAGTAATCAAGGAGATTTTCGGTGAGGTCAATAAACAGCCATACATCAATTCTACAAAGGGTATACTAGGTCATAATATTGGTGCCAGTGGTGCAATAGAAGCGGCAATTTGTGCAATTTCAGTTAAAGAAGGAATAATTCACTGCAATGATTTGGATGATCCTATTGAAGGGCTAAATCTAGTAAACGACAACTTGCATGTAAATGTTAATACTGCAATATCTGCTTCCTTCGGTTTTGGCGGACATAATGCAGGACTTCTGTTTAGAAAATTTAATGTTTGA
- a CDS encoding MBL fold metallo-hydrolase, translated as MNRRVMNIKCIPIGGTNCYLVNSNEKYYLIDSGPPSHGKLLLKQLEALGVSDKIKLLILTHGHKDHIGNAAELKRKLNIEILMHKDDLELINKEDSELKARSVIGHIGLKLLPKGVSDQFESFEPDMIFDGDLCLREYGFDANLIHVPGHTNGSVAVLAEDKLFAGDLFMNIFSPSRSLFAMDFSLLDESVERIGKYNVQKIFPGHGKYFLLNKPI; from the coding sequence TTGAATAGGAGAGTTATGAATATAAAATGTATACCGATTGGCGGTACTAACTGTTATCTGGTTAATTCTAATGAAAAATACTACTTAATTGATTCGGGTCCGCCTTCACATGGAAAATTACTTTTAAAACAGTTGGAAGCTTTGGGAGTCTCAGATAAAATAAAGCTGTTAATATTGACTCATGGGCATAAGGATCATATAGGAAATGCGGCTGAACTAAAAAGAAAATTAAATATAGAGATACTGATGCATAAAGACGATTTAGAGTTAATAAATAAAGAGGACAGTGAATTAAAGGCCAGATCTGTTATTGGACATATAGGCCTAAAGCTTTTACCTAAGGGAGTATCGGATCAATTTGAAAGCTTTGAACCAGATATGATATTTGATGGGGATTTATGCTTAAGAGAGTATGGTTTTGATGCAAATTTAATTCATGTTCCGGGACATACGAACGGTTCTGTTGCAGTATTAGCAGAAGATAAATTATTTGCAGGCGATTTGTTTATGAATATTTTTTCTCCTTCAAGATCACTCTTTGCAATGGATTTTTCTTTATTGGATGAAAGTGTTGAAAGAATTGGCAAGTACAATGTGCAAAAAATTTTTCCAGGTCACGGTAAATATTTTTTATTAAATAAACCAATATGA
- a CDS encoding phosphopantetheine-binding protein gives MNSVESKIINLLKQTIKRDLDFEITGETNLIKDISIDSLDLLLLFGEICDEFGIDVDETELASIETVNDIVSKVTAKLNEQKEKTYET, from the coding sequence ATGAATAGTGTAGAGTCAAAAATTATTAATCTTTTAAAGCAAACGATTAAAAGAGACCTAGACTTTGAAATCACGGGTGAAACTAATTTGATTAAGGATATTAGTATTGATTCCCTTGATCTACTGTTGCTATTCGGTGAAATTTGTGATGAATTTGGTATTGATGTTGATGAAACAGAGTTAGCATCAATTGAAACTGTAAATGACATTGTCAGTAAAGTAACCGCAAAATTAAATGAACAAAAGGAGAAAACATATGAGACGTAG
- a CDS encoding ThiF family adenylyltransferase gives MFEHVSRNYPLITREEQEILENSTVAIAGVGGIGGWIADTLVRMGVGHIKVSDLDNYEIHNLNRQAFSNMDVLGEPKVHVVAQELKKINNNLDIKVFDEGVNEKNIENFLDGVDIVIDAVEYFEFKVRRMIQNESRKRGITTFLNVVAGFSVGLFIFSPESMEFDEYIGFKDSSKSEDEFVMPFERTIPVFPKYMMNYCDMDLAKQIFSRQEPITNLCAPVAIGALLAANEAVMKLLNRKKMVLAPNSLILDLYENKYSIVNAVDKPLWSKQDLIRESVVQWD, from the coding sequence ATGTTTGAGCATGTTTCAAGGAATTATCCGTTGATAACAAGAGAAGAGCAAGAAATACTGGAGAATTCTACAGTAGCTATCGCAGGAGTAGGAGGGATTGGTGGATGGATTGCAGATACATTGGTCAGAATGGGTGTCGGGCACATTAAGGTATCAGATTTGGATAATTATGAGATACATAATTTAAATAGACAGGCTTTTTCCAATATGGACGTTTTAGGCGAGCCAAAAGTTCACGTAGTTGCGCAGGAGTTAAAGAAAATTAACAATAATCTTGATATTAAAGTATTCGATGAAGGTGTCAATGAAAAAAATATTGAGAATTTTCTTGACGGTGTAGATATTGTAATCGATGCCGTGGAATATTTTGAATTTAAGGTAAGGCGTATGATTCAAAATGAATCAAGGAAGAGGGGCATTACAACATTTTTAAATGTTGTGGCCGGATTCAGTGTAGGATTATTTATATTTTCTCCCGAGAGTATGGAATTTGATGAGTACATAGGGTTCAAAGATTCATCAAAAAGTGAAGATGAATTTGTAATGCCATTTGAAAGGACGATACCAGTTTTTCCTAAATACATGATGAATTATTGTGATATGGATTTGGCAAAGCAGATATTTTCAAGACAGGAACCAATTACAAATCTTTGTGCACCTGTCGCAATTGGAGCCCTGCTGGCAGCAAATGAGGCAGTAATGAAGCTCCTGAACAGAAAGAAAATGGTTTTGGCACCCAATAGCCTTATACTTGATTTGTATGAAAATAAATATAGTATAGTTAATGCCGTTGATAAGCCCTTATGGAGTAAACAAGATCTAATTAGAGAGAGTGTTGTACAATGGGATTAA
- a CDS encoding recombinase family protein encodes MESHKAEIVERIYSEYLSGKGTFTIAKQLAADNIPTVAGGKWCESTILGILKWCIRRRFEQGKLPSL; translated from the coding sequence ATGGAGAGTCATAAAGCTGAAATCGTAGAGAGGATTTATTCAGAATATCTGTCGGGCAAGGGAACATTTACAATTGCAAAGCAGCTTGCTGCAGATAATATACCTACAGTAGCAGGTGGGAAATGGTGTGAGAGTACAATTCTTGGGATACTTAAATGGTGCATCAGAAGGCGCTTTGAGCAGGGGAAGCTGCCCAGTTTATGA
- a CDS encoding ABC transporter ATP-binding protein has product MIEFKNVTRSYLVGKDEVKALSNINFKINDGEFIVVLGPSGSGKSTLLNLLGGMDRSTSGQIIVDNQDICTYSDKKLTVYRRECVGFVFQFYNLIPNLTALENIEMACKLGKSPLSAKETIEAVGLAKRVNHFPGEMSGGELQRISIARALCKNPKLLLCDEPTGALDSHTGAKVLMLLQKMSREYKKTVIVVTHNAAIAKSADRVIQLKDGCISCIEDNLNPISAEEVTW; this is encoded by the coding sequence ATGATAGAATTTAAGAATGTAACCAGAAGTTATTTAGTTGGCAAAGATGAAGTTAAAGCATTAAGTAATATTAATTTTAAAATTAATGATGGTGAATTTATTGTCGTATTGGGGCCCAGCGGTTCCGGGAAAAGTACTCTTTTAAATCTTTTAGGTGGTATGGATCGTTCAACAAGCGGGCAAATAATTGTTGATAATCAAGATATTTGTACATATTCAGATAAGAAATTAACAGTTTATAGAAGAGAATGTGTAGGATTTGTTTTTCAGTTTTATAATCTAATACCGAATCTGACAGCTTTAGAAAACATTGAAATGGCCTGCAAACTTGGTAAAAGTCCGCTATCAGCAAAAGAGACAATAGAAGCAGTAGGCTTAGCAAAAAGGGTAAACCATTTTCCAGGAGAAATGTCCGGGGGGGAATTGCAAAGAATATCCATTGCAAGAGCACTATGTAAAAATCCGAAGTTGCTATTATGTGACGAACCCACCGGGGCATTGGATAGCCATACTGGTGCAAAAGTCTTAATGCTTCTGCAAAAAATGTCAAGGGAATATAAAAAAACAGTCATAGTTGTAACACATAATGCGGCTATCGCAAAGTCAGCAGATAGGGTTATTCAATTAAAGGATGGCTGTATATCCTGTATTGAGGATAATTTGAATCCAATATCAGCAGAAGAGGTGACATGGTAA
- a CDS encoding ABC transporter permease, producing MIYLFRKMRRDLVKLFPQFIAVFLMAFIGVLLYTGVEGTWYGMSQSLDKYFDSTNLPDAWVYTKNVTQEELKQIKAIKGIQDIDKSMILPAQLNTEEDRKISDIPDLKVMTMNSESMTKFQVIQGKGFEEDTGIWLDSDFAKAHNLKVNDTLSLKINQLTIKFKISGLILHPEYVYYTTSNDEVMPNHFNHGYCVVSESYINKLLGGIVYNKITLKLDKNIDENSLKQSIQDVLKKNYLGYVNQENFQPVKAPKNKIAQVRMISIMFSSVFLLLALLTIQTTMRRLVENQRSQIGTLKALGFHDATIMLHYSLYGLIVTLMGSVLGLILGPYLLSPILLAAQSKSYSIPDLKSEIMVVSYIVVCVVTISCTFATVLATRKGLKGMPAETMRGSAPKSGKKILLEGLPKIWRSMSFDWKWSFRDIARNKIRTIMGMIGVIGCMVLIIASLGLQDSANSANSYLYGTEYTYDKKVSLSSNDQSDALNDLSDEVAVQFVQENNVELFFNDNKKMGVISVVDKGSYVNIENTNGEFVKLPSEGVLLSHKMAAKLGVHKGDEIEFNHNEQKYNIKVTVVDIAKIPSPQGIIASRDSWTKLGFSFTPTAILTNEEMEPEILSKLDENTKSISRDSQLASVEELMDSFKMIFAMLIAAAVLLGVVILYNLGLLSYTERLREYATLRVLGFYQKEITLFALRESMLTTIVGWIIAIPISFMFLKFYVSVVSVDAFEWFSALKPMSFIIATVITIGCSISVSFILSQKVKKINMIEALKSVE from the coding sequence ATGATATATCTTTTTCGTAAAATGAGAAGGGATTTGGTTAAGTTATTTCCACAGTTTATTGCTGTTTTCCTTATGGCATTTATAGGCGTTTTATTGTATACAGGTGTTGAAGGGACCTGGTACGGTATGAGTCAATCATTGGACAAGTACTTTGATTCCACAAATTTACCTGATGCGTGGGTATATACAAAAAATGTTACCCAGGAAGAGTTGAAGCAGATTAAGGCTATCAAAGGTATACAGGACATTGATAAATCCATGATATTGCCTGCTCAACTTAATACTGAGGAAGACCGTAAAATAAGTGATATACCTGACTTGAAGGTTATGACGATGAACTCTGAGTCAATGACAAAGTTTCAGGTTATTCAAGGTAAGGGATTTGAAGAAGATACAGGTATCTGGCTGGATTCTGATTTTGCAAAAGCACATAATTTGAAGGTTAATGATACTTTATCACTAAAGATTAATCAACTGACGATCAAATTTAAAATATCAGGGCTAATATTACATCCGGAGTATGTTTATTACACTACATCAAATGACGAAGTAATGCCGAACCACTTTAATCATGGTTACTGTGTAGTGAGCGAAAGTTATATTAATAAATTACTGGGCGGAATAGTTTACAATAAAATAACATTAAAATTAGATAAGAATATCGATGAAAACTCTTTAAAACAAAGTATTCAGGATGTATTAAAGAAAAATTACCTTGGGTACGTTAATCAAGAGAATTTCCAACCGGTAAAAGCACCTAAAAACAAAATTGCTCAAGTTAGAATGATATCTATCATGTTTTCATCGGTTTTTCTATTGCTTGCATTACTAACTATACAAACTACCATGAGAAGGCTTGTAGAAAACCAGAGAAGTCAAATAGGTACACTAAAGGCACTGGGTTTTCACGATGCCACCATTATGCTGCATTATTCGTTGTATGGGTTAATAGTAACTCTTATGGGTTCAGTACTTGGCTTAATACTTGGTCCTTATCTGTTATCACCAATTCTTTTAGCAGCCCAATCTAAATCTTATAGCATACCGGATCTAAAAAGCGAAATAATGGTAGTCTCATATATAGTAGTTTGCGTTGTTACGATAAGTTGTACTTTTGCTACGGTATTAGCAACCAGGAAGGGCTTGAAGGGAATGCCTGCAGAAACAATGAGAGGTTCCGCACCCAAATCCGGTAAAAAGATACTGCTTGAAGGATTGCCGAAAATCTGGAGAAGTATGTCCTTTGATTGGAAATGGTCCTTCCGTGATATAGCCCGTAATAAAATTCGTACAATTATGGGAATGATCGGGGTAATAGGTTGTATGGTACTGATAATAGCAAGTCTCGGATTGCAGGACTCTGCTAATAGTGCAAACTCATACCTTTATGGAACTGAATATACTTATGATAAAAAAGTTTCGCTAAGTTCAAATGACCAATCTGATGCATTAAATGATTTATCAGATGAAGTTGCTGTTCAATTCGTTCAAGAGAATAATGTGGAGCTTTTCTTTAATGATAATAAAAAGATGGGTGTTATATCAGTCGTCGATAAAGGTAGTTATGTAAATATTGAAAATACCAATGGGGAATTTGTTAAATTGCCGTCCGAAGGAGTTTTATTATCACATAAAATGGCGGCTAAGCTGGGAGTTCATAAAGGGGATGAAATTGAATTTAATCATAATGAACAGAAATATAATATAAAAGTAACGGTTGTAGATATTGCAAAGATACCATCTCCGCAAGGTATTATTGCTTCTAGGGATTCGTGGACGAAATTAGGGTTTAGCTTTACACCAACCGCTATTTTGACAAATGAAGAAATGGAACCAGAGATTTTAAGTAAACTTGATGAGAACACGAAATCTATATCACGAGATTCCCAATTGGCTAGTGTTGAAGAACTAATGGATAGTTTCAAAATGATTTTTGCTATGTTGATAGCTGCAGCGGTACTACTTGGCGTTGTAATACTTTATAATTTGGGGCTGCTTAGTTATACCGAAAGACTACGTGAGTATGCCACCTTGAGAGTTTTAGGATTTTACCAGAAAGAAATAACGTTATTTGCATTACGTGAAAGCATGTTAACTACAATAGTAGGATGGATTATTGCTATTCCAATAAGTTTTATGTTTCTCAAATTTTATGTAAGTGTAGTCTCAGTAGACGCTTTTGAATGGTTTTCAGCATTGAAGCCTATGAGTTTTATAATTGCTACAGTTATAACTATCGGTTGCTCGATAAGTGTAAGTTTTATATTGAGCCAAAAGGTCAAAAAAATCAACATGATCGAGGCGTTAAAGTCTGTTGAGTAG
- a CDS encoding recombinase family protein: MCSLNYKRGESLENQITYYGILISSNAEYELIGIFADKGISGTIENRPKFQKMLGLCRERKIDLIITKSISRFARNTAIVLKIVREPKELYIEVIFEKENISTLSKDGEFMLSVLSSFAEEESRSISENTKWRVIKLKS, translated from the coding sequence ATGTGTTCATTAAATTACAAGAGGGGAGAGTCCTTAGAAAATCAAATTACATATTACGGAATCCTCATATCATCCAATGCCGAATATGAATTAATCGGTATATTTGCAGACAAGGGTATAAGCGGAACCATAGAGAACAGACCGAAATTTCAAAAAATGCTTGGGTTATGCAGGGAAAGAAAAATAGACCTGATAATTACAAAATCAATATCCAGATTTGCAAGAAATACGGCAATAGTATTAAAAATAGTCAGAGAACCAAAAGAATTATATATTGAGGTCATATTTGAAAAAGAGAATATATCAACATTATCAAAGGACGGAGAGTTTATGCTTTCTGTCCTTTCTTCATTTGCAGAGGAAGAAAGCAGAAGCATAAGTGAAAATACAAAATGGAGAGTCATAAAGCTGAAATCGTAG
- the tnpC gene encoding IS66 family transposase yields MDKTFTELELTKYSKKDIVQLFLKQQAILEKQSTQLEEMNKNITLLIEANKIGKQKRFGRSSEKMVYDEQMELCFNEAEVTAAGKLIEEPEFDEVCPKPYKRKKAKGKRNEDLKDLPVSIIEHTLNDDELRSIFGDTWKRLPDEVYKRLQFHPATFEVEEHHVAVYAGKDNQTIVKANRPVDLLRNSIVTPTLAAGILNGKYINALPLYRLEQEFKRNDIHISRQVMANWTIQCAERYLSLLYDRMHQELYQCSVSQADETPVLVSKDGRSAGSKSYMWVYRTGKMYEAPPIILYDYQKTRKADHPREFLKGYKGIIVTDGYEVYHKLEKEEPDIKIAGCWSHARRRFADVVKTMDKETAKDTLAYAALKQIALIYKIDNDLVELSPQERVARRKLLVKPQVEAFFAWVKEHRSDVPSQSETGKGFTYCLNQEKYLRTFLENGYVPLDNNATEGAIRGFCIGKNNWHLIDTVQGAQASAIIYSIAETAKANNLKPYHYFKYLLQQLPQHMDDKDTSFIDKLLPWSEDLPEECRKATQN; encoded by the coding sequence GCAAATAAAATTGGAAAGCAGAAAAGATTTGGACGTTCATCTGAAAAGATGGTATATGATGAGCAGATGGAACTGTGCTTTAACGAAGCAGAAGTAACTGCTGCCGGAAAGCTTATTGAAGAACCTGAATTTGATGAAGTATGTCCTAAGCCATATAAGCGAAAAAAAGCAAAAGGAAAACGTAATGAGGACTTAAAGGATTTGCCTGTCAGTATCATTGAACATACTCTTAATGACGATGAGCTAAGATCTATTTTCGGAGACACATGGAAACGACTGCCTGATGAAGTGTACAAGCGCCTTCAATTTCACCCTGCTACATTTGAGGTGGAAGAGCATCATGTTGCAGTATATGCAGGAAAGGACAATCAAACCATTGTAAAGGCAAACCGCCCTGTTGATCTATTGCGCAACAGTATTGTAACGCCAACTCTGGCAGCTGGTATACTAAATGGAAAATATATAAATGCTCTTCCTCTATACAGGTTGGAACAGGAGTTTAAGAGAAATGACATACATATATCCAGACAGGTAATGGCAAACTGGACAATACAATGTGCCGAGAGGTACCTGTCACTATTGTATGATAGAATGCATCAGGAACTCTATCAGTGCAGCGTATCACAGGCTGATGAGACACCAGTGCTTGTTTCAAAGGATGGTAGATCTGCCGGTTCTAAAAGCTACATGTGGGTATATCGTACGGGCAAAATGTACGAGGCTCCGCCCATTATCCTGTATGATTACCAGAAAACGCGTAAAGCTGATCATCCAAGAGAATTTCTCAAGGGGTATAAAGGGATTATTGTAACCGATGGATATGAAGTTTACCACAAGCTTGAGAAAGAAGAACCAGACATAAAGATAGCAGGATGTTGGAGTCATGCCCGTCGTAGGTTTGCGGATGTTGTCAAGACAATGGACAAAGAAACCGCTAAAGATACATTAGCATATGCAGCATTAAAACAAATAGCTTTGATATATAAAATAGATAATGATCTTGTGGAGCTATCTCCACAAGAAAGAGTCGCTAGACGTAAGCTTCTTGTAAAGCCACAAGTAGAAGCTTTCTTTGCATGGGTTAAAGAGCATAGAAGTGATGTTCCATCACAATCAGAAACAGGCAAAGGCTTTACCTATTGCCTAAATCAAGAAAAATATCTGAGAACATTTCTTGAAAATGGTTACGTACCTCTGGATAACAATGCTACAGAGGGAGCTATCAGAGGCTTCTGCATAGGAAAAAACAATTGGCATTTGATAGACACAGTTCAAGGAGCCCAGGCAAGCGCAATAATTTACAGTATTGCAGAAACAGCTAAGGCTAATAACTTAAAACCATACCATTACTTTAAATATTTACTGCAGCAGCTTCCCCAACATATGGATGATAAGGATACATCCTTTATAGACAAGCTGCTTCCTTGGTCAGAAGATTTGCCTGAAGAATGCAGAAAAGCAACTCAAAATTAG
- a CDS encoding phenylacetate--CoA ligase family protein — protein sequence MGLNKIGNIVNLLAIRPRSFKSYNSVLRKREKQIKKIVIYAYYHSEFYRNLYNLHKIDINNFKIQDLPIVTKNDILTYYDKVLTNNEISYEEVCNFVNNGETSLLKGKYGVFSSGGSSGVRCHIPYDEKGLYTVNALTVLRSGLVKLGLRQRIAFLGGVNHTNNTGSLKKNGIFKNQVQIETLPLFISEDEVIERLNQFQPSTIAAYSYMIRNLAVQKISGKLRANPSRLRCGGTPFSQNDKQIVKEAFGTLPYENYGASESLLIASDCKIHEGMHINEDCYFVEFLDTKDKSLGDLRLSEGILVTNLYNKIFPLIRYKFDDRIVYSEGKCKCGSSFRKIVTVKGRENDFFVFYSSDKKEHQIHPIEFSNRILKIPSVKEYRLIQDKPDGLVIHISAKEVNECGELSNTITDIISTYLLATIGRKVPIEIKYFNELKKDSVSGKLVPFITMSKWRFFQDKIEQTFSQRHIQ from the coding sequence ATGGGATTAAATAAAATCGGTAATATCGTAAATTTACTGGCGATACGACCACGATCATTTAAATCATATAATTCTGTTCTAAGAAAAAGAGAGAAGCAAATAAAAAAAATTGTAATATATGCATATTATCACTCCGAGTTTTACAGGAACTTATATAATCTACATAAAATTGATATTAATAACTTTAAAATTCAAGATTTACCAATTGTTACAAAGAATGATATTCTTACGTACTATGATAAAGTATTAACCAATAATGAAATTTCATATGAGGAGGTATGTAATTTTGTTAATAATGGTGAAACTTCATTACTTAAGGGAAAATACGGGGTTTTTTCATCAGGTGGCTCTAGCGGAGTAAGATGTCATATACCGTATGATGAAAAAGGCCTATATACTGTAAATGCTTTAACAGTGCTCAGAAGTGGATTGGTTAAGCTGGGATTGAGACAAAGAATCGCTTTTTTGGGAGGTGTGAACCACACTAATAACACGGGTAGCCTCAAGAAAAACGGTATATTTAAGAATCAAGTACAAATTGAAACTTTGCCTTTGTTTATTTCAGAAGATGAAGTAATAGAAAGACTGAACCAATTTCAACCCAGTACTATTGCAGCGTATTCCTATATGATTAGAAATTTGGCTGTTCAAAAAATAAGTGGAAAGTTAAGAGCTAATCCATCAAGATTACGCTGCGGAGGTACGCCATTTTCTCAGAATGATAAGCAAATTGTTAAAGAAGCATTTGGAACTTTACCATATGAAAATTACGGAGCATCAGAGTCTTTGCTTATCGCAAGTGATTGTAAAATACATGAGGGGATGCACATAAATGAAGACTGTTATTTTGTAGAGTTCCTTGATACTAAAGATAAAAGTTTAGGAGATTTAAGATTATCAGAAGGAATACTTGTTACCAATCTATATAACAAAATTTTTCCTCTTATTAGGTATAAATTTGATGATAGGATTGTGTATAGTGAGGGAAAGTGTAAGTGTGGCAGTAGTTTTAGAAAAATAGTTACTGTCAAGGGGCGTGAAAATGATTTTTTTGTTTTCTATAGTAGTGATAAGAAGGAACACCAAATCCACCCTATAGAATTTTCAAACAGAATTTTGAAAATCCCCAGCGTAAAAGAGTACAGATTAATACAGGACAAACCTGACGGACTGGTGATTCATATTAGTGCTAAGGAGGTAAATGAATGTGGAGAGTTATCCAATACAATAACAGATATAATATCAACATATCTTCTTGCCACCATAGGAAGAAAGGTACCCATTGAAATAAAATACTTTAACGAATTGAAAAAGGACTCCGTTTCGGGTAAATTGGTTCCTTTTATAACAATGAGTAAGTGGAGATTCTTTCAAGATAAAATTGAGCAAACTTTTTCACAGAGGCACATACAGTAG